Proteins from a single region of Hymenobacter aquaticus:
- a CDS encoding YwqG family protein has product MIPEFLAPFAEQLQRYALPSIKIKATPLRTTGPASAASKFGGLPYLPLSLSYPRDGNGKPLLLLAQINLAELPATDWLPAAGLLQFYVPTHLGCETDESRVLYLSAAQAGKEMQSDFSFLPADHYEDSPVYCEHSLTFELTTEYGGTEDARFEADFNGLSAHDYEETLPESQKPEFGKLLGGEGHKLGGYAMFTQSDPRAYNSGTANDVQLLQIDIDEQIMFGDSGVAHFFINAQALQNGEFGEAYFYWDCC; this is encoded by the coding sequence ATGATACCCGAATTCTTAGCGCCTTTTGCCGAACAGCTGCAACGCTATGCCCTGCCCAGCATAAAAATAAAGGCAACTCCCCTGCGCACTACCGGGCCCGCATCGGCCGCCAGCAAGTTTGGCGGGTTGCCGTATCTGCCCTTGAGTCTATCCTATCCGCGGGACGGGAACGGAAAGCCGCTGTTGCTGCTGGCCCAGATCAACCTGGCCGAGCTGCCAGCCACCGACTGGCTGCCTGCCGCGGGCCTGCTGCAGTTTTACGTGCCCACGCATTTAGGCTGCGAAACGGATGAGTCCCGGGTGCTGTATCTCAGTGCCGCCCAGGCCGGGAAGGAAATGCAGTCGGATTTCAGCTTTCTGCCCGCCGACCACTACGAGGACAGCCCCGTCTATTGTGAGCATAGCCTGACGTTTGAGCTAACCACCGAGTACGGCGGAACAGAGGATGCCCGCTTTGAAGCCGACTTCAACGGTTTGAGCGCCCACGACTACGAAGAAACGCTCCCCGAGAGTCAGAAGCCAGAATTCGGCAAGCTGCTGGGCGGCGAAGGGCATAAACTGGGCGGCTACGCCATGTTTACCCAAAGTGACCCCCGCGCCTACAACTCGGGTACGGCCAACGACGTGCAGCTCTTGCAAATCGATATAGATGAGCAGATTATGTTCGGCGACTCCGGCGTGGCCCACTTTTTCATCAACGCTCAGGCCCTACAGAATGGGGAGTTCGGAGAGGCGTACTTCTACTGGGACTGTTGCTAG
- a CDS encoding PD-(D/E)XK nuclease family protein: METVASTLPITTTDSFLSQAARDLLTRFPGPELSDLVVVVPTRRAVVYLKNELSLAAEVGSAVWSPRVAAMEDYMVELSGVQVEEPIALQLLLFDILRGIDPKLDFDQFVGWSGILVQDFSNLDQNLASPAKVFEYLTQAKALERWELADTPAEVSTTAAYFRFWDDLEKVYWQLRRRMEQTHLAYPGLAYRLAVNKVQNRLGHGDTLPRHVFLGLSSLSRAEQKLIQLLLKEGRAEVRFDGDAFYLDNDSPNRAGQHLRQYRNNWELPAEAFGDTGTGLPNLLRTLEREIQFVGVANASMQGKVAGQLLAASRRENPRAKVAVVLPDETLLLPVLHGLPPEEVPEYNVTMGLSFQSTPLFNLVDLLFEVHLTGIREGSPETGYGVPRYHHLAVSKLLGHPFLRRYQHWLDKQPDKQYHGLLDRICRQIVKRNAVLLPASELLDIGQQHPLVEALFATWDTCDDIIAACYTLIDLLKKAYQDQHSAIEAEYLYLFFTLVKRLDSVFDCREQRLSVRSFRRFLYEQMTRTRLPFSGEPIADVQVMGLLETRALDFDHVIILSCNERVLPAPKNNSSLFPYDVLTKFRMPTYADHEAATAHQFWRLLQRARRVDLLHVLPGAEGTRTGERSRFLLQIENDLLPQNPRLTLRDLTASVLDDAPDSAARREYGGDLVLEKDAEMLASLRELLEKGLSPSALNQYLNCSLQFYFARLAKFKENDEVEEKLEADSFGTVVHETLETLFQPFVDKQQAITAEDIPVLLSLVPQHLERALRHEKDERHARPDEGLNHVLGQVAGQLVRRYLEGLAATPGALPLRIVALEKILDSRVPVTLPSGEAFDMIVFGYTDRLDELPDGRLRVVDYKTGLVQPYDLKLQKRGDDAAAATERLLHDATSSADKVRQLWLYRFMLERAGRPAADAAIISLRNLTAGPMTADMAFLTEDGTSFVAKGEELLTEFARKIMDPLEPIRKTDDLERCQYCPYKGICAR, encoded by the coding sequence ATGGAAACCGTTGCCTCCACCCTGCCCATTACCACCACCGACTCCTTTCTGAGCCAGGCCGCCCGCGACCTGCTCACGCGCTTTCCCGGCCCGGAGCTGTCGGATCTGGTGGTGGTGGTGCCCACGCGGCGGGCGGTGGTCTACCTGAAGAATGAGCTGAGCCTGGCGGCCGAAGTGGGCTCGGCGGTGTGGAGCCCGCGCGTGGCGGCCATGGAAGACTACATGGTGGAGCTCTCCGGCGTGCAGGTTGAGGAGCCCATTGCCTTGCAGCTGCTGCTCTTCGACATTCTGCGCGGCATCGACCCCAAGCTCGACTTCGACCAGTTCGTGGGCTGGTCGGGCATTCTAGTGCAGGACTTCTCCAACCTCGACCAGAACTTGGCCTCGCCGGCCAAGGTGTTTGAGTACCTGACCCAGGCCAAGGCCCTGGAACGCTGGGAGCTGGCCGATACGCCGGCCGAGGTGAGCACCACGGCCGCCTACTTCCGCTTCTGGGACGACCTGGAGAAAGTGTACTGGCAGCTGCGCCGCCGCATGGAGCAAACCCACCTGGCCTACCCCGGCCTGGCCTACCGCCTGGCCGTGAACAAGGTGCAAAACCGCCTCGGGCACGGCGACACGCTGCCCCGCCACGTGTTTCTGGGCCTGAGCTCGTTGTCGCGGGCCGAGCAAAAGCTGATTCAGCTGCTGCTGAAGGAAGGACGGGCCGAGGTGCGCTTCGACGGCGACGCCTTTTACCTGGACAACGACTCGCCCAACCGCGCCGGCCAGCACCTGCGCCAGTATCGCAACAACTGGGAGCTGCCCGCCGAGGCTTTCGGCGACACCGGCACCGGCCTGCCCAACCTGCTGCGGACTCTGGAACGGGAAATTCAGTTTGTGGGCGTGGCCAACGCCAGCATGCAGGGCAAAGTGGCCGGGCAGCTGCTGGCCGCCTCCCGCCGCGAAAACCCCAGGGCCAAAGTAGCCGTGGTGCTGCCCGACGAAACCCTGCTGCTGCCGGTATTGCACGGCCTGCCGCCCGAGGAAGTACCCGAGTACAACGTCACGATGGGCCTGAGCTTCCAGAGCACGCCCCTGTTCAACCTGGTGGACCTGCTGTTTGAAGTGCACCTGACCGGCATCCGGGAGGGCAGCCCCGAAACCGGCTACGGTGTGCCGCGCTACCACCATTTGGCCGTGAGCAAGCTGCTGGGCCACCCGTTTCTGCGCCGCTACCAGCACTGGCTCGACAAGCAGCCCGACAAGCAGTACCACGGCCTGCTCGACCGGATCTGCCGGCAGATTGTGAAGCGCAACGCCGTGCTGCTGCCCGCCAGCGAGCTGCTCGACATCGGCCAGCAGCACCCGCTGGTGGAAGCCCTGTTTGCCACCTGGGACACCTGCGACGATATCATTGCGGCCTGCTACACGCTCATCGACCTGCTCAAAAAGGCGTACCAAGATCAGCATTCGGCCATTGAGGCCGAGTACCTCTACCTGTTTTTCACCCTCGTCAAGCGCCTCGACTCGGTGTTCGACTGCCGGGAGCAGCGGCTGTCGGTGCGCTCCTTCCGCCGGTTTCTCTACGAGCAGATGACGCGCACCCGCCTGCCCTTCAGCGGGGAGCCCATTGCCGACGTGCAAGTGATGGGCCTCTTGGAAACCCGGGCCCTGGACTTCGACCACGTCATCATTCTGAGCTGCAACGAGCGGGTGCTGCCGGCCCCCAAGAACAACTCCTCGCTGTTTCCCTACGACGTGCTGACCAAGTTCCGCATGCCCACCTACGCCGACCACGAAGCCGCCACGGCCCACCAGTTCTGGCGCCTGCTGCAGCGGGCCCGCCGCGTGGATCTGCTGCACGTGCTGCCCGGGGCCGAGGGCACCCGCACCGGGGAGCGGAGCCGGTTTCTGCTGCAAATCGAGAATGACCTGCTGCCCCAGAACCCGCGCCTGACCCTGCGCGACCTCACGGCCAGCGTGCTCGACGACGCCCCCGACTCGGCGGCCCGGCGCGAGTACGGCGGGGACCTGGTGCTGGAGAAAGACGCCGAAATGCTGGCTTCCCTGCGCGAGCTACTGGAAAAGGGCCTTTCCCCCTCGGCCCTGAATCAGTACCTGAACTGCTCGTTGCAGTTCTACTTTGCCCGCCTGGCCAAGTTCAAGGAAAACGACGAGGTGGAGGAAAAGCTGGAAGCCGACAGCTTCGGTACAGTCGTGCACGAAACGCTGGAAACGCTGTTTCAGCCCTTTGTGGACAAGCAGCAAGCCATAACGGCCGAGGATATTCCGGTGCTGCTGAGCCTGGTGCCGCAGCATCTGGAGCGGGCGCTGCGCCACGAGAAGGACGAGCGCCACGCCCGCCCCGACGAAGGTCTTAACCACGTGCTGGGCCAGGTAGCCGGCCAGCTTGTGCGCCGCTACCTCGAAGGCCTGGCCGCTACGCCTGGAGCCCTGCCCCTGCGCATTGTGGCCCTGGAAAAAATCCTGGACTCCCGGGTGCCCGTGACCCTGCCTTCGGGAGAAGCCTTCGATATGATTGTGTTTGGCTACACCGACCGCCTCGACGAGCTACCCGACGGCCGCCTGCGCGTGGTCGACTACAAAACCGGCCTGGTGCAGCCCTACGATTTAAAGCTGCAAAAGCGCGGCGACGATGCCGCCGCGGCCACCGAGCGCCTGCTCCACGACGCCACCTCCTCGGCCGACAAGGTGCGGCAGCTCTGGCTCTACCGCTTCATGCTGGAGCGCGCCGGCCGCCCCGCCGCCGATGCCGCCATTATTTCCCTGCGCAACCTCACGGCCGGCCCGATGACCGCCGATATGGCTTTTTTGACGGAGGATGGCACTTCGTTCGTGGCAAAGGGCGAAGAGTTGCTTACCGAGTTTGCCCGCAAAATCATGGACCCGCTGGAGCCTATCCGCAAAACTGACGACCTGGAGCGGTGCCAGTACTGCCCGTACAAGGGCATTTGCGCCCGGTAG